One window of the Macadamia integrifolia cultivar HAES 741 unplaced genomic scaffold, SCU_Mint_v3 scaffold2701, whole genome shotgun sequence genome contains the following:
- the LOC122067086 gene encoding uncharacterized protein LOC122067086, translating into MSQDNISPANPDSMEARVTKIEEMLANLTAMMQAQVGGARPAEVQDQRSRLHSPRVVPHLNVLGVEDDVVIDNSPAIGKSESLENQELKDKVSRLEHLIRNLKGVEDQIIDTEGLCFFPHVRLPEKFKWTSEKFDGRGDPRTHLRSFIGQLRGGRGFTDEQLGQAFQFSLTGAAHHWLMALDSSSTRTWDDMMKAFTRQYSYNTEIELTRRELETTKQAAGEGFTSYLKRFRDKAAQMWDRPNEREQVGMIVRGLRDPYRKFLFALPILNFDGLIVAAQQVEDAIFQEELPKVDRYATESSSSRRPPQQKSSGVNAIMPTLPSAAPTLSTMVAPFTLEQGTAPPNRPKRQFANLGASLSSVFSRLVKAGLISTIQPRPIPKPKPRWYNPDLFCHYHCQEGHTTDNCFNLKHAIQDLYDAKKFELRPKQPSVTTNPLPNHQSINALGEDLKEFDPTIFIRRLSIQSKGHVHVVESDAKHKQIKTVEGEFMKYQSEASETLEMVPYFKKPNGQFIKEVHDSSYSGFSELWLDEISGKELPGFEIFFNCVGDRAES; encoded by the coding sequence ATGAGTCAAGATAACATTTCACCAGCAAATCCCGACTCCATGGAGGCCCGTGTCACTAAGATTGAGGAGATGTTAGCAAACTTAACTGCGATGATGCAAGCTCAGGTTGGTGGTGCTCGACCGGCAGAAGTTCAGGACCAACGGAGCCGTCTCCATAGTCCTAGGGTTGTTCCTCACCTCAATGTGTTAGGTGTTGAGGATGATGTTGTGATTGACAATAGCCCTGCTATAGGAAAGTCTGAAAGTCTTGAGAACCAAGAGTTGAAGGATAAAGTTAGTCGCCTTGAACACTTGATCAGGAACCTTAAAGGTGTTGAAGATCAGATCATTGATACTGAAGGGTTATGTTTCTTTCCTCATGTTAGGTTgccagaaaaatttaaatggacctCTGAAAAGTTTGATGGTAGGGGTGATCCCCGTACTCACTTAAGATCTTTTATTGGCCAGTTGAGGGGAGGCCGAGGCTTCACGGATGAGCAACTGGGgcaggccttccaattttcactgACTGGTGCTGCTCACCATTGGCTAATGGCCCTAGATTCTTCCTCAACCCGCACTTGGGATGACATGATGAAGGCGTTTACTCGCCAATACTCCTATAATACAGAGATAGAATTGACCAGGAGAGAGTTGGAAACAACAAAGCAAGCAGCAGGTGAAGGGTTCACTAGCTATTTGAAAAGGTTTCGGGACAAAGCGGCTCAGATGTGGGATAGGCCCAATGAGAGAGAGCAAGTGGGAATGATAGTGAGAGGACTGCGAGACCCATACCGAAAGTTTTTGTTTGCTCTCCCCATCCTCAACTTCGATGGTTTGATAGTCGCGGCACAACAGGTCGAGGATGccatctttcaagaggaactccccAAAGTGGATCGGTATGCAACTGAGTCCAGTAGTAGCAGAAGACCTCCACAACAGAAAAGCTCAGGGGTCAATGCCATAATGCCTACTCTCCCTTCTGCGGCACCAACATTGTCCACAATGGTAGCTCCGTTCACACTAGAGCAAGGGACAGCTCCTCCCAATCGACCTAAGAGGCAGTTTGCTAATTTGGGTGCATCCCTGAGTTCAGTTTTTAGCAGATTAGTGAAGGCCGGATTGATTTCTACGATCCAACCAAGGCCTATTCCCAAGCCAAAACCACGTTGGTATAATCCAGACCTATTCTGCCACTATCATTGCCAAGAAGGACATACCACAGATAACTGTTTCAATTTGAAACATGCTATACAGGACCTTTATGATGCTAAAAAGTTTGAGCTTCGACCTAAACAGCCTAGTGTAACCACAAATCCTCTTCCAAATCACCAATCAATCAATGCTCTTGGTGAGGATTTGAAAGAATTTGACCCCACCATCTTTATTAGGCGTCTGTCTATCCAGAGCAAGGGGCATGTTCATGTGGTGGAATCGGACGCGAAGCACAAACAGATTAAGACAGTTGAAGGAGAGTTTATGAAGTATCAATCAGAAGCATCTGAGACTCTTGAGATGGTACCCTATTTCAAGAAACCGAATGGTCAATTCATTAAGGAAGTGCATGACTCTTCATACTCTGGGTTTTCAGAACTGTGGCTCGATGAAATATCAGGAAAGGAGTTAccaggttttgagatcttctttaacTGCGTGGGTGATCGGGCAGAGTCTTAA